The Actinomadura graeca nucleotide sequence ATCGGCATCGAGCCCCGCTACGCCGACCGGATCTTCCTCATCTTCCAGCGGCTCCACCCGCGCGAGGAGTACACCGGTACGGGCATCGGGCTCGCCCTGTGCAAGAAGATCGTCGAGTTCCATGGAGGACGGATCTGGCTCGACACCCGCGACCGGGGCGGTTCGCCCGGTACCACGTTCCGCTGGACGCTCCCCGCAGGAGACCACGATGACCAAAGGCCCGCGCCCCATTGAAGTGCTGCTCGTGGAGGACGATCCCGGCGACATCCTGCTCACCGTCGAGGCGTTCGAGCACAACAAGGTCAACAACAGCCTGCACGTCGTCAACGACGGCGAGCAGGCGATGGCCTTCCTGCGCCGCGAGGGCGACTACGCGGACGCGCCCCGCCCGGACCTCGTCCTGCTCGACCTCAACCTGCCGCGCAAGGACGGCAGGGAGGTGCTCCACGACGTCAAGAACGACGGTGACCTGCGCCGCATCCCCGTGGTCGTGCTCACCACGTCCGAGGCCGACGAGGACATCCTGCGCAGCTACGACCTGCACGCCAACGCGTACGTGACGAAACCGGTGGACTTCGACCGGTTCATCTCCGTCGTCCGCAAGATCGATGATTTCTTCGTCTCGGTGGTCAAGCTCCCCCGC carries:
- a CDS encoding response regulator codes for the protein MTKGPRPIEVLLVEDDPGDILLTVEAFEHNKVNNSLHVVNDGEQAMAFLRREGDYADAPRPDLVLLDLNLPRKDGREVLHDVKNDGDLRRIPVVVLTTSEADEDILRSYDLHANAYVTKPVDFDRFISVVRKIDDFFVSVVKLPR